ACTTCTTGAGGTGAGTGGATGTGATGATGTAAAGAGTATGGAAGATGCCTTTTCAAAGTTGAGGCAGGAAGTAGAGGCTTGTTATGCAGAAGCCCAGCAAACTGCTTAAGTTCAGGCTCTTCTCAAAGTTTGCCTTTTTCAGGACAAGGTTTTCCTTCAAGGGAATTGAGACCTACCCTCTACCAACACCATCAACCATAATAGGACTTTTATACACTGCCTGTGGGAAAAAGTGGAAGGAAGAGGTTTTTGATATGTCCATACAGGGATACTTTGAGGGTAGTATGGAAGACTTCAGGTGGCACAGAGCGGTAGATTTTAACGGAAAAAGCATAGACCGCTACGTTCTGAGGCTGCCCCTTTTGCTAAACCTTGAGGTTGTGGTTCATGTAAAAAGTCAGGATAGGGATACTCTTGATTATTTTCTGGAAGGTCTTTTGAGACCGAGGAGCATCCTGAGGCTCGGGGAGTTTCCAACCTCTATAATCAGTGCGGGTTATGTTGAGTATGAAGAAAGGGAGGCAGATTTCCTGACTATACCATACGATGCATGGGTGCCGGAGGACATTAACAGTGGTTTTAAAAGAGGCTCAAAGGGTATTTATTTCAAGCTACCCACCTTTTGGTCTTCTGTTAACAAACCAAGAGAATTCATTTACAGGGGATATTATTACCATACAAAAGGCAGTCTTCTGCATGGGAGAAGTATCCTGTATGACGAGGAGGGTTTACCTGTATGGCTGTGAAGTTTCTGATTGACAACTGGCTGATGGCGGTTTCTGCAGTAGGTTTTCTGGAGATACTCGCCCAGCATGACCCAGAGCTATACAGAAAAGTTGTAAGCGTGCAGGACAGGTATTTACTTGTTGACAAGAACTTCTGGGATGATGTTTTTCCAGATATTTATGAAGATTGGGCAAAGAAGAATAGGGGGCTACTTATATCTTTTCACAAGAATAATGTTAGAGTCGGAGGGAACATAGCTATAAAGTCAGAGCCACCCTACTTGAGATTTCAAACAGGTCCACTGAGTGAATTTCTGTGTCAGTTTTGTCTTGAAAGGAAGGCATACTTTAAAGTTGACGGGAGAACGGTAAGAGTTTTTGAAAGGGAGATTTTTACACCGCTTGGAAGTTCCGATGACATACCGAGTAACTTCTCGGGGGGACGGAACAACCTCTACATATGCAAAGAGTGCGAGTCCCTTATATACTGCTCAAGTGCTGGCTTTACACGCTTTCGTGGCTCAAACTACTTCCTTTACGTGGAAGAAGACCCTATAACTCTCTGGAAACTAAACTCTTATTTCAAAAGGAAGGTAGAAGGCATAAAAAGGGATAACAGAAGTGTAAGACAGGAGTTCCTTGATATGTCCTTCTTACTTCTCTCAAAGGTAGCCTCTATAAGATTATCGCGGATATATCTTGTTGAACTCAGCTCTCTTGGACAGAATTTCAATGTGTATAGCTCTCACCTTCCGAGAGAGATAATAGAGGTTCTGAACAACTATCTTTCAAAGTTTCCCACAAGGCTTGAGAGTATATACTCTGATGTGCTAAAGCAGGCAAAAGGCAGAAATCTCTATCCTGTTATAATCCGCTTGCTGGAGGGATGGAGTAGATTTAAAAAGGATAAAAAAGAAACCTCATCAGGCAGGGATGAATACATGAGGATATCCAAAAATTTGAGTCTGTATGAAATTGATTTTCTTTTGAGGTTTCAGAAAGAACTTGAAGGAGGGTATACCATGAATGGGAACGTATACGCAGACATAGCAAGGAAGATATCTGCCAGCACCGAGGAAAGGCAAAGGCAGAAGCTGGTCTATGACCTTCTGAGACACATAAGACAGCAGGATGTGCACGGTTTTGTAGAGAGACTTCTATTTGAACTCAACAAGGTAGAGGGTCTGCAACTTGATGCAAGGGAGAGAAAGGGGCTGGAAAAGCTCGCGCTTGGCGAGGACTTTAAGAGTGCTTCTCTGGTGATGGTTGCTCACCTTGTGGGAGGTGACGCAAGGGGGCAGTCAGGAGGGGAAGAAGATGAAGAGTTTCAATCTGAGTGATTACCTTGCAAAACCTGATGGGACAACCCTTCATGAGCATGTTAACTGGTTGCTGAATAACCTTGAGACTCTCAAGGCTTTATACGGAGATAGGATAGAGCTAACCTGTCCAGAGCCCTACAGACCATTTTTGTGGAAGTCTCTTGAGCTTGCCTGCAGGTATCATGACCACGGGAAAATGTGCTCTGATTTTCAAAAAGCCATGAAAAAGGGGGTAAACCCCTCCATAAGACACAACTGTCTTAGCCCTGCTTTCTTTATTCAATCTGTCCCAGAAGTGTTATCTGATGTGCCAGAAGACATAAAAAGTGACCTCATATTTCTCATATGCAACGCAATCCTTTACCATCATCACAGACTGTCAAAGGTAGAAGACATAGAAAATGTATTGAGGGAGGAGTTTGGAATAGATGGCTTGAACTCGCTGGTAAAACACCAGATTAATAAGGGTGAATACGGTTCAATGGATGAATATTTCAGGGACGACTCTGAAGAGTTATATGGGTTTTATTATCTTCTGAAAGGTCTCCTGCTCCGTATAGATCACGCGAGTAGTGCAAAAATACTGGTTGAAAAAGACCCCTTACATGAGGTTTTTAAAGTAGTAGAGCAAAAAATAAAAAATCTCAAACCTTTTCAGAGGCAGGTGTATGAAGAAAGGGATAAAAATTTAATACTCAAGGCTCCGACAGGAAGTGGCAAAACGGAGGCTGGCTTGCTGTTTATGGACTCAAAAGGCTTTTTTGTCCTTCCGGTAATAACCTCAATAAATGCCATGTATGAAAGGTTTGTAAACTTGTTTGGAAGTAATAAAGTAGGGCTGTTGCATTCAAATGCTTTCTCGTATCTATATTCAAGGTCTTCTGAAGACAATACTGTGGAAAGCATCTATGAAGATGTGGAGTATGCAAACAACTTTGCCTATCCTCTCCTAGTCTGCACCCCAGAACAGATACTGCCTTTCGTGCTGAGGTTTAAGGGTTTTGAGAAGTATTACTCTGTGCTTTCTTATTCAAGGCTTGTAATAGATGAAGTGCACGCTTACGACCCAGTGGCTATGGCATATGTGTTCAAGGCAGTAGAGCACACAGTCAAACTTGGAGGTAAGGCTCTGGTAATGAGTGCAACCATACCGGATTTTCTGGAGAGGGATTTCATAAATCTCGGCTTTGAGCTCATAGAACATGAGGAAGAAGACATAATAAGACACCGCATAGCTCTGGTGGATAAGCCTGTGGAAGAGGCTACTGATAGCATACTAGAGCTTTCACAGAAGGGTAAGGTTCTCGTAATCGTGAATACAGTTAGCAAAGCTCAAGAGTTATGCAGGAAGCTTGAGGAGCGTTCACTCAAGGTTTACCTACTGCACTCAAGATTTATACAGAGAGATAAGAGACGACGAGAGAAGGTGCTAAGATGTGCTATACAGACCAAAGAGAGGGGCATATTCATAACCACACAGCTTGCAGAGGTGTCGTTGGACATAAGCGCAGACTACCTGATAACAGAGCTTTCAACAATAGATAGCCTTATACAGAGGATGGGGAGGGTCAACAGAAGGGGAGAAAAGGGAAAGCCTGACAGTCCAAACGTCTTTGTATACACGCAGGAACCCTCCGGGGTTGGCTCTGTATACCACAAAGACCTTGTGCAGACAACTTTAGAAGCTCTGAAACCTTTTGACCGCAGTCTTTTATCAGAGAAGGATAAAAGGGATATTGTCAACCGGGTTTTTGCCAAGGTTGATAACTTCCGCAGGGAGTATGAAGATACAAAAGTTTATGTAGACAGACTATGGGAGCTAAATGGATACATAGAACCATCAGAGAGAAAAGAAGCAATGAAAAACTTCAGGAGAATCTTCAGTCTGAGTGTAGTGCCGCAGATATATAAAGAAAAGGTTTCATCAATGATTAAAGAGTTTAGCAGGGAAAAAGGAATTGGAAAGCTAAAGGTGCTGATGAAAATCTCCGATTATTGCCTTCCTGTGCCATATTATCTATACCTTCAAGATCGTGATAGATTTCTCAAGATTAGCGAGCTTAAGGGATATAACATATACTGGTTCAGGGGAAACTACAGCAAGCATCTTGGGCTCCTATCACTTGCTGACGCTGATGACACCTATCAGGACAACATCCTCTGATGGACCTTAGAGAGCTCAGATACAGAGGCACGCAGGTAGCTTACTCCGTGGTGTGCGAGCGAAAGCTGTGGCTCTTTTCAAGAGGTGTGAGCTTTGAGCACCTTTCTGAGTGGGTGCAGCTTGGAAGACTTCTGGATGAGAGGAGCTTCAGGAGGGAGAGGGAAGAGGACTTTTACGATGAGCCAGTGAGGGTGGACTTCATAAGGTCCAGAAGGGGTCTTGTGGTGCATGAAGTAAAACACTCAAGGGCAATAGAGACCGCCCACGAGCTTCAGGTCAAGTATTACATCTACTACCTGCGTAAAAAGGGTCTGGAGGTTTCCCACGGAGTCATCCATTATCCAAGGGCAAGGCAGATAAGAGAGGTCTACCTTACGCAGGAGGATGAGGGACTTATAGAGGATGCCCTGTTGCATATGGGGGAGGTGCTCTCTCTGAGCTTACCACCCCCAGTGATAGATAAACCTTACTGCAAAAAGTGTGCCTACGAGGAGTTCTGTTATGGGTAGGGTCTACTACATAACGCACAGTGGAGAGCTAAGGCGTGAGGAAAACACCATCGTGTTTGAAAACTCCGAGTTCAAAAAGTCCATACCCATAGAAGACCTTGATGAACTCTTCTTGCTCTCTGAGATTTCCACCAACAGCAAGGCTCTGGGTCTGCTGTCAGAGAGAGGTGCAGTGGTGCACTTTTTCAACTACTACGGATACTACATAGGAAGTTTCTATCCAAGAGAAAAAAATCTATCCGGTTTCCTGCTGGTCAGTCAGGTCCAGCACTATCTTCAAAAAGAAAAAAGGCTCTATCTGGCAAAGAGCTTTGTGGAAGGTGCCATAAAAAACCTGTGCCCCTTTCTTCAGATTGAGCAGGAGACATACCTTTCTGAGCTCTCTTTTGCTGAGGACATACCACAGGTCATGGCGGTGGAAGCGAGGCTGAGAAGGGACTTTTACGAGAAGTTATCCCAAGAAACAGGCTGGGACTTTGAAAAGAGGACAAAAAGACCACCTCATAATCCACTCAACGCCCTCATATCCTTCGGA
The Aquificaceae bacterium genome window above contains:
- the cas5b gene encoding type I-B CRISPR-associated protein Cas5b, with amino-acid sequence MQKPSKLLKFRLFSKFAFFRTRFSFKGIETYPLPTPSTIIGLLYTACGKKWKEEVFDMSIQGYFEGSMEDFRWHRAVDFNGKSIDRYVLRLPLLLNLEVVVHVKSQDRDTLDYFLEGLLRPRSILRLGEFPTSIISAGYVEYEEREADFLTIPYDAWVPEDINSGFKRGSKGIYFKLPTFWSSVNKPREFIYRGYYYHTKGSLLHGRSILYDEEGLPVWL
- the cas8a1 gene encoding type I-B CRISPR-associated protein Cas8b1/Cst1 is translated as MAVKFLIDNWLMAVSAVGFLEILAQHDPELYRKVVSVQDRYLLVDKNFWDDVFPDIYEDWAKKNRGLLISFHKNNVRVGGNIAIKSEPPYLRFQTGPLSEFLCQFCLERKAYFKVDGRTVRVFEREIFTPLGSSDDIPSNFSGGRNNLYICKECESLIYCSSAGFTRFRGSNYFLYVEEDPITLWKLNSYFKRKVEGIKRDNRSVRQEFLDMSFLLLSKVASIRLSRIYLVELSSLGQNFNVYSSHLPREIIEVLNNYLSKFPTRLESIYSDVLKQAKGRNLYPVIIRLLEGWSRFKKDKKETSSGRDEYMRISKNLSLYEIDFLLRFQKELEGGYTMNGNVYADIARKISASTEERQRQKLVYDLLRHIRQQDVHGFVERLLFELNKVEGLQLDARERKGLEKLALGEDFKSASLVMVAHLVGGDARGQSGGEEDEEFQSE
- the cas3 gene encoding CRISPR-associated helicase Cas3', which produces MKSFNLSDYLAKPDGTTLHEHVNWLLNNLETLKALYGDRIELTCPEPYRPFLWKSLELACRYHDHGKMCSDFQKAMKKGVNPSIRHNCLSPAFFIQSVPEVLSDVPEDIKSDLIFLICNAILYHHHRLSKVEDIENVLREEFGIDGLNSLVKHQINKGEYGSMDEYFRDDSEELYGFYYLLKGLLLRIDHASSAKILVEKDPLHEVFKVVEQKIKNLKPFQRQVYEERDKNLILKAPTGSGKTEAGLLFMDSKGFFVLPVITSINAMYERFVNLFGSNKVGLLHSNAFSYLYSRSSEDNTVESIYEDVEYANNFAYPLLVCTPEQILPFVLRFKGFEKYYSVLSYSRLVIDEVHAYDPVAMAYVFKAVEHTVKLGGKALVMSATIPDFLERDFINLGFELIEHEEEDIIRHRIALVDKPVEEATDSILELSQKGKVLVIVNTVSKAQELCRKLEERSLKVYLLHSRFIQRDKRRREKVLRCAIQTKERGIFITTQLAEVSLDISADYLITELSTIDSLIQRMGRVNRRGEKGKPDSPNVFVYTQEPSGVGSVYHKDLVQTTLEALKPFDRSLLSEKDKRDIVNRVFAKVDNFRREYEDTKVYVDRLWELNGYIEPSERKEAMKNFRRIFSLSVVPQIYKEKVSSMIKEFSREKGIGKLKVLMKISDYCLPVPYYLYLQDRDRFLKISELKGYNIYWFRGNYSKHLGLLSLADADDTYQDNIL
- the cas4 gene encoding CRISPR-associated protein Cas4, translating into MDLRELRYRGTQVAYSVVCERKLWLFSRGVSFEHLSEWVQLGRLLDERSFRREREEDFYDEPVRVDFIRSRRGLVVHEVKHSRAIETAHELQVKYYIYYLRKKGLEVSHGVIHYPRARQIREVYLTQEDEGLIEDALLHMGEVLSLSLPPPVIDKPYCKKCAYEEFCYG
- the cas1b gene encoding type I-B CRISPR-associated endonuclease Cas1b, which codes for MGRVYYITHSGELRREENTIVFENSEFKKSIPIEDLDELFLLSEISTNSKALGLLSERGAVVHFFNYYGYYIGSFYPREKNLSGFLLVSQVQHYLQKEKRLYLAKSFVEGAIKNLCPFLQIEQETYLSELSFAEDIPQVMAVEARLRRDFYEKLSQETGWDFEKRTKRPPHNPLNALISFGNSLVYAKVLGEIYQTQLNPTISYLHEPSEKRFSLSLDVAELFKPILSDRLIVQLIKERKLTEEHFLQELQYVYLSREGRRVFVQAFNDLLESTVRHRRLNRKVSHRQLIRLELYRLIKHLLEEEVYRPLNYWAL